A segment of the Verrucomicrobiota bacterium genome:
TCGATTACAAAGTGCGGCTGGGCTTCAGTGATGGGCAATGGGCCTATGACGATCGCATCCAAAAGGTGTTTCTGGACCGGGAACACCCGGTCGAGACGGATCGGCTCGGTGCCGGGCTGCAGGCCTCCCGCGGCGGGACGCGTTAACGATCAAGAAAATCAACGAAGTCGGTACCGGACCGCCGGAGGGAACCCTCGGCGGCTTGACTGCGTGTAATTACACGTTAATAGTCCCGTTAATCCGTCCAGAAACGCTAACCGATGCCACTCGTTCCCAGTCACCTGCCCAAAGGTCGTCTTCCGAAAAGGGTTCAATTCGCCGGCGCGAATGCGTCCCAGCTGCGCGAGCCGGTCTTCAAACGTCTTCCATACCCGTTTCTCGTGGCGGCCGTCACGTTTGTGACGCTTGTTGCCGCCGCGGGCGTGCTCTCGGTTCCGACGATGTACGTGCGCCCTTTTGAAAGCGAGTTCGGGTGGTCGGCCGGTCAGGTTTCCATGGCGCAGGCACTCCAGATCGCTCTCTTCGGGCTTACCGGGCCGTTCGCGGCCGCCGCGATGGAGCGTTACGGCGTCCGGAAAACCATCGCGTGCGCGCTCGGGGTCCTGGCGATCGCCTCACTGAGCGTCACGCGGGTGACGGCCCTCTGGCAGCTGCTTCCCTGGGCAGCGGTCGTGGGCGTTGGTGCGGGCACCATCGCGCTGACGCTTGGCGCGACGATCGCCAATCGCTGGTTTCTCGCGCAGCGCGGGACGGTCCTGGGGCTCTTTACCGCCGGTAACGCCACCGGCCAGTTGGTGTTTCTCCCGATGTTCGGCGCCTTAATTGAGCATCAGGGCTGGCGACCTTGCGCCTACATCCTTGCGGCGCTCACGTTCTCGTTCATCCCGTTTTTCTGGCTTGCGATGCGGGAGCGTCCCGTTGACGCCGGCATTCCCCCCTGGGGCGGCACTGCGATTGAGCCGGCGCCTACCCACACCCGAAACCCGTTGGCCGAAGCGTTTCGAACTCTCCGGCAAGCGTCGCGCTCGCGCACGTTCTGGTTGCTCGCCGGTTCCTTCTTCATCTGCGGCGCAAGCACCAACGGGCTCATCGGTGCCCACCTGGTTCCCGCTTGCGGCGACCGCGGCATCCCGGAAACGCGTGCCGCCGGCTTACTTGCGCTCATGGGACTATTCGACCTGATTGGCACGACGATGTCAGGCTGGCTCTCCGACCGCTGCGATTCCCGCTGGCTGCTCTTCTGGTACTACGGGCTGCGCGGTTTGTCGTTGCTGTTTCTACCGTTCGCTTTCGGATCCGGAATGCTGGGCCTTCCGGTATTCGCGGTGTTTTACGGTCTTGATTGGATCGCGACGGTGCCTCCAACGGTTCGCCTTGCCACCCTGGCGTTCGGCCGGGAGCGCGCACCGGTTGTCTTCGGCTGGATCGCTACTGCCCATCAGCTCGGGGCGGCCTGCACGGCTCTGGCTGCCGGTTGGTCCCGGACCGCGCTCGGCACCTATGACGATGCGTTCCTGACCAGCGGCCTGCTTTGCCTGGTGGGAAGCACCTTGGTTCTCTCGATTGCGCGCCGGCCGCCCCTTGAGCCGGCATTTGC
Coding sequences within it:
- a CDS encoding MFS transporter; translated protein: MPLVPSHLPKGRLPKRVQFAGANASQLREPVFKRLPYPFLVAAVTFVTLVAAAGVLSVPTMYVRPFESEFGWSAGQVSMAQALQIALFGLTGPFAAAAMERYGVRKTIACALGVLAIASLSVTRVTALWQLLPWAAVVGVGAGTIALTLGATIANRWFLAQRGTVLGLFTAGNATGQLVFLPMFGALIEHQGWRPCAYILAALTFSFIPFFWLAMRERPVDAGIPPWGGTAIEPAPTHTRNPLAEAFRTLRQASRSRTFWLLAGSFFICGASTNGLIGAHLVPACGDRGIPETRAAGLLALMGLFDLIGTTMSGWLSDRCDSRWLLFWYYGLRGLSLLFLPFAFGSGMLGLPVFAVFYGLDWIATVPPTVRLATLAFGRERAPVVFGWIATAHQLGAACTALAAGWSRTALGTYDDAFLTSGLLCLVGSTLVLSIARRPPLEPAFATALAT